One window of the Luteolibacter arcticus genome contains the following:
- a CDS encoding HAD hydrolase-like protein, producing MAYRTIIFDFDGTLADTLEETRRIYNLMAPDYSLRQISEEELPELRSFSLLALLDHLGIPKRRVPTLLSRGTSMMRSNIARLPLIPGIGAIIPELRSRAKSFGVLTSNAEENVDLFLKAHGLREHFDFISSTSRLTGKSGHLRAIRKTFSLHAEEMLYVGDEIRDIKASKKAGIAMAAVTWGFNSAESLRAEAPEHIISTPAELLGLVPSL from the coding sequence ATGGCCTACCGCACGATCATCTTCGACTTCGACGGCACCTTGGCCGACACGCTGGAGGAAACCCGCCGGATCTATAACTTGATGGCCCCCGATTACTCGCTGCGCCAGATCTCGGAGGAAGAGCTGCCAGAGCTGCGCAGTTTCTCGCTGCTCGCACTGCTCGATCACCTCGGCATCCCGAAACGCCGCGTGCCCACGCTGCTGTCGCGCGGCACCTCGATGATGCGCTCCAATATCGCCCGCCTGCCGCTGATCCCCGGCATCGGTGCCATCATCCCCGAGCTGCGCTCGCGGGCGAAGTCCTTCGGCGTGCTCACGTCGAACGCCGAGGAAAACGTCGATCTCTTCCTGAAGGCCCACGGTCTCCGCGAACACTTCGATTTCATCTCCTCGACCTCGCGGCTGACCGGGAAATCCGGCCACCTGCGGGCGATCCGCAAGACCTTCTCGCTCCACGCCGAGGAGATGCTCTACGTGGGCGACGAGATCCGCGACATCAAGGCGTCCAAGAAAGCCGGCATCGCGATGGCCGCGGTGACCTGGGGCTTCAACTCCGCCGAGTCGCTCCGGGCGGAGGCTCCCGAACACATCATTTCGACCCCGGCCGAGCTGCTGGGGCTCGTGCCAAGTTTATGA
- the tsaD gene encoding tRNA (adenosine(37)-N6)-threonylcarbamoyltransferase complex transferase subunit TsaD encodes MLLLALESSCDETAVAILSGEPGKPAEILASEIASQIELHRQYGGVVPEVASRNHSLHLRPLVEQALQHAGVSIRDIDAFAATSGPGLASSLLIGATAAKAMAAAAGKPFLAINHLEGHLLSPFVETGIVLPHLALIVSGGHTLLLDVAGPGRYSKLGGTRDDAAGEAFDKVAKMLGLPYPGGPEIERTAAGGNKQAFAFPRSMMKEPGFDFSFSGLKTAVLYTLSERNPDTGSARPEDLADLCASFQEAVIEVLVTKTLRAAKHAGRDLIALSGGVSLNKTLRAAFEVACRKEGIALATATPGLCTDNAAMIAFAALLRAFEGHASPLDADIDPNLPLVAAGNAS; translated from the coding sequence ATGCTTCTGTTAGCCCTCGAATCCTCCTGCGACGAAACCGCGGTCGCCATCTTGTCCGGCGAGCCCGGCAAGCCGGCAGAAATCCTCGCGTCGGAGATCGCCTCGCAGATCGAGCTGCACCGCCAGTACGGCGGCGTGGTCCCGGAAGTCGCCTCGCGCAATCACTCGCTGCACCTGCGCCCGCTGGTCGAGCAGGCCCTGCAACACGCCGGCGTTTCGATCCGTGACATCGACGCCTTCGCCGCCACCTCGGGACCGGGCCTCGCCTCGTCGCTCTTGATCGGCGCCACTGCGGCGAAAGCCATGGCCGCCGCGGCAGGAAAGCCCTTCCTCGCGATCAATCACCTCGAAGGCCACCTGCTCTCGCCGTTTGTTGAGACCGGCATCGTTCTCCCGCACTTGGCCTTGATCGTTTCGGGCGGCCACACCCTGCTGTTAGACGTGGCCGGACCCGGCCGCTACTCGAAGCTCGGCGGCACGCGCGACGACGCCGCAGGCGAGGCCTTCGACAAGGTCGCCAAGATGCTCGGCCTTCCTTATCCCGGCGGGCCGGAAATCGAAAGGACCGCGGCCGGCGGCAACAAGCAGGCCTTCGCCTTCCCGCGCTCGATGATGAAGGAGCCGGGCTTTGATTTCTCCTTCTCCGGTCTGAAAACGGCGGTCCTCTACACCCTCTCCGAGCGAAATCCCGACACCGGCAGCGCGCGCCCGGAGGACCTCGCCGACCTATGCGCATCCTTCCAGGAAGCGGTGATCGAAGTGCTCGTCACCAAGACCCTGCGCGCCGCAAAGCACGCCGGCCGCGACCTCATCGCCCTGTCCGGCGGGGTCAGCCTGAACAAGACCCTGCGCGCCGCCTTCGAGGTCGCCTGCCGGAAGGAAGGCATCGCCCTCGCCACCGCCACGCCCGGGCTGTGCACGGACAATGCCGCCATGATCGCCTTCGCCGCCCTGCTGCGGGCCTTCGAGGGCCACGCCTCGCCGCTCGACGCCGACATCGACCCGAATCTGCCCTTGGTCGCCGCGGGAAACGCGAGTTGA
- a CDS encoding S41 family peptidase yields the protein MRWLPLLLIPVLSAAEQVKPPDPEEAAYPAIERFVKVLEQVRRRHPDADKVEYDRLVNHALEGMLSSLDPFSSFIHPEMARALEADPTLDPFLPSLGLTLGVRDDGPFVSNIAPATPASRAGLLPGSSILEVNGNPPPPLAVLLTSLRKAPGEKTKLKVKSPAEPKPLEVELVHIAVEEKAVTEARLLDDAGTGYIRLASFMGSCAREMEAALDELEDKGMKRLILDLRGNPGGDLQQTVQILGLFLPPNTAVVTTQGRGGEVQGEPLKTPERQRRKREYPINVLIDHMSASASELTAGALQDLKRAVIVGETSYGKGSVQNIIPMGGGTALRLTIATYHTPSGKTPHRVGITPDLKVNFTDADREKLVLSYRRAALTGEEAKKLEGWTDPGLRAVQDTK from the coding sequence ATGCGCTGGCTGCCCTTGCTGCTGATCCCCGTCCTTTCTGCAGCGGAGCAGGTGAAGCCTCCCGATCCGGAGGAAGCCGCCTACCCGGCGATCGAGCGCTTCGTGAAGGTGCTCGAACAGGTCCGCCGACGCCATCCCGACGCCGACAAGGTGGAGTATGATCGGCTGGTGAACCACGCGCTGGAAGGGATGCTTTCCAGCCTCGATCCCTTCTCGAGCTTCATTCATCCGGAGATGGCGCGAGCCCTTGAAGCCGACCCCACGCTCGACCCGTTCCTGCCGTCGCTCGGCCTGACCCTCGGCGTGCGTGACGATGGCCCATTCGTCTCCAATATCGCACCCGCCACCCCGGCATCACGCGCCGGCTTGCTGCCGGGCTCCTCGATCCTCGAAGTGAACGGGAATCCCCCTCCTCCGCTCGCCGTGCTGCTCACCTCGCTGCGCAAGGCCCCGGGCGAGAAGACCAAGCTGAAGGTGAAATCGCCCGCCGAGCCGAAGCCGCTGGAGGTCGAACTGGTCCACATCGCCGTCGAGGAAAAGGCAGTGACCGAGGCCCGGTTGTTAGACGACGCCGGCACCGGCTACATCCGCCTCGCCTCATTCATGGGAAGCTGTGCACGGGAAATGGAGGCCGCGCTCGATGAGTTGGAGGACAAGGGCATGAAGCGCCTGATCCTCGACCTGCGCGGCAATCCCGGCGGCGACCTTCAACAGACGGTGCAGATTCTCGGCCTCTTCCTTCCGCCGAACACCGCAGTCGTCACGACCCAAGGCCGCGGCGGCGAAGTGCAGGGTGAGCCGCTCAAGACGCCCGAGCGCCAGCGACGGAAGCGCGAGTATCCCATCAACGTGCTCATCGATCACATGTCGGCCTCCGCCTCGGAGCTGACCGCCGGTGCCCTCCAGGACCTCAAGCGCGCCGTGATCGTCGGCGAGACGAGCTACGGCAAGGGCTCCGTTCAGAACATCATCCCCATGGGCGGCGGCACCGCGCTGCGCCTGACCATCGCCACCTATCACACGCCGTCGGGAAAAACCCCGCACCGCGTCGGCATCACTCCAGACTTGAAGGTGAACTTCACCGATGCCGACCGGGAAAAGCTCGTCCTCTCCTACCGCCGTGCCGCGCTGACGGGGGAGGAAGCAAAGAAGCTCGAAGGGTGGACGGACCCCGGCTTGCGAGCGGTCCAAGACACGAAGTGA